ATGCTCCAACCTTGGACCGTATTTTTGGAAGAGTCCTTTCACCTGCGCCGACGTACCTCCAGTTTTCTCCTTTTCTTACTTAGCTTTTCCCTTTCCTTTCCCATCCTGTATTTCAATAAGGATTTTAACGCTCTAGACCAAGCGGATTTCTGGATCGGAACCGTGTTGATCTACATCCTTGCTACGATACAGATCCTGATCTTCGGCTGGATCATAGGAGCGAAGCAGGGTTTGGAAGAAGGGTACCGAGGCTCCCATATCAAACTTCCCCATTCTTTTTGGTGGATCATCAAATACGTGACTCCTACGTTTTTGCTCCTAATCTTCGGAGTCTTTTTGTACCAAAATCTCGAATCCTATGTCAACAAAATGAGCGTGGATTGGATGGTAGCTCACGCCCCGCCAGGAACGTCTCCTGAGGAAGCCAAATTGCAGGCTCTCGTTTCCCGGTTCGTGTTTTTGACGATTCTTTGTGTATTCGCTTTTTTTTATTTTTTGGTACATATCAGTCTGAAAGGAAAAGAAGAGGCGGTCATCAAAAAACAAGGCGGGGAAAGATACGTTTTACCCGCTGTCTTGGGCGGGTTCGGTCTAATTCTAGTGATCGCGTACAATTTCTTTCCGTATCATAACGGAGGGAATTCCTCCCCCCTTTCCTTTCCGGTAACGGAATTGAGTTGGGAAGGAATTCTGACCATGGGTCTTTCTCTCGGTCTAGTCATTCTACTTTCGGCATACTGTATCATAAAGTTGTTCCAAACAAGGGAACAGTAAGGATTTCATTTGGAAACCGTTGCGGAACAATTCTCCAAACTTTCTAGAATCTGGCCTGAATTCGAGTCCAGACCGGGCCAAATCCAGATGGCCGAAGCGGTGGAAAATGCCTTCCGGGAAGCAAGACACCTGATCGTAGAAGCGGGAACCGGAGTAGGAAAATCCCTAGCCTACCTCATCCCCGCCGCTCTCTCCTCCTTGGAGGACCAAAAAACCGTCGTCATTTCTACGGAGACCAAGGCGCTCCAAGACCAGCTTGTACAAAAAGACATCCCTCTGGTTTCCGAAATTCTAGGACAAGAAATCCGTGCGGAAATCGCAATGGGAGCCTCCAATTACGTATGTAAGAGAAAACTGGGGAACGTTCTCACCCAAGGAACCTTCGGTCCGGAAATGCTGGATCACCTGGAGTTCTTCAAGAATTGGACCTCTAAAACCGAAAGCGGAAGAAGACAGGAATACGACGGTTTTGCCTCCTTCGACTTTTGGAATAAGGTGACTCGGGAAGCGGATTCCTGTTTAGGAAGAAATTGCCCGAACTTTTCCCATTCCTTTTACTTTCTGGAAAGAGCCAAATGGCAGAAAGCCCAGATTCTGATCGTGAATCACCATCTGCTTGCGGCACATATCGCCTCCGATTTTAACATTCTTCCGGAATTCGCCAAACTAGTGATAGACGAGGCCCACCATTTCCCCGAAACCTTGGGCTCCGCGTTTCGAATCGAGTTGTCATCCGGCGAAATCCAAAAATTACTCCAGCAAGTCTGGAATTCCCAAAAGAAATCCGGACTAGCCGTGCGACTCGGTTCTCCCCGGATCAACGACCTGACGACCCAAGCGGGGGAAAAATTATTTCACTGCTTCAACTCCATCGCAGGCGAACTTCCTTTGAATTTCTACGGCTCCCAAAGGATCCGTAAGGTCTTAAAAATGGACGGGGGCGCCTTCGAATCCTTGCTGGATTCCCTGGAACAAGCCCTTCTCCTGGAAGGAAAAAAATACAGCAAAGAAAGCGAAGAGTTGGAAGAAAAGGAAATCGCACTGGAAATAGAGATGCTAGCCAAACGGATCGGAGAGGTGGCGGAAGGTCTACACCTGTTTCGTACCATGGACGCCGGCGAACGGGTGTACTGGGCGGATCCTCCGAACCAAAAAACGAAAGAAATTTACCCCAAACTCCTGACCCAACCTTTGGAATCCGAAAGCATCTTAAGAGAAGTACTGGAACCCCGAACGGAAAGCATCATCTTTACCTCGGCTACCTTGGCCACCAATCGGGGAGATTTGAAATACTTTAGCCGGAGGATCGGCGACCTTTCCTCCAAATCCAAGATCGTTCCCTCTCCGTTTCCGTACGAAAAGCATTCCTTACTCTTCCTTCCGAAGGATGTGAGGGACGCTTCGGAAAATCCCGAGGGAAATTCCGCGGACCTTTCCCGTTACATTCTCAAATTGATCGAACTGACCCAAGGAAATACGTTCGTACTCTTTACCTCCAATCGTTCTTTAAACGAAATCCTGGAAACAGTAAGACCCTTGGCCCGATTTCCGATTTTTTCCCAAATCGAACTGGGGCCCGAACCCGCTAAAAACGCGTTTCTTTCCACGGAAAATTCCGTTCTCTTCGGCGTGTCCACATTTTGGCAGGGAGTCGATATCCGAGGAGACAAGCTCAGGTCCGTAATTTTAACCAAACTCCCTTTCCAACCTCCCAATGATCCTGTTCTGGAAGCCAGAAGCGAAAAATGGAAGGAGCAAGGAGGGAATCCTTTTCGGGACCTCCAACTTCCCTACGCGACCACGATCTTGAAGCAAGGTTTCGGTAGATTGATCCGATCCGAAAGAGACACAGGGATCGTGAGCCTGCTGGACTCCAGGATTTGGACCAAATCCTACGGAAAGGATTTGGTCTCGGCTCTTCCGCCTGCAAAACGGATCCCGTCCTGGGAAGAATTGAAATCGGAATATTCAAAATTACCGAAGTATGTGGCAGGCGCTTTGAAATGAATCTGAAGAAAATTTCCGCCCTAGTTTTTGTATTTTCGGCTCTGACATTCTTG
The genomic region above belongs to Leptospira fletcheri and contains:
- a CDS encoding ATP-dependent DNA helicase, with translation METVAEQFSKLSRIWPEFESRPGQIQMAEAVENAFREARHLIVEAGTGVGKSLAYLIPAALSSLEDQKTVVISTETKALQDQLVQKDIPLVSEILGQEIRAEIAMGASNYVCKRKLGNVLTQGTFGPEMLDHLEFFKNWTSKTESGRRQEYDGFASFDFWNKVTREADSCLGRNCPNFSHSFYFLERAKWQKAQILIVNHHLLAAHIASDFNILPEFAKLVIDEAHHFPETLGSAFRIELSSGEIQKLLQQVWNSQKKSGLAVRLGSPRINDLTTQAGEKLFHCFNSIAGELPLNFYGSQRIRKVLKMDGGAFESLLDSLEQALLLEGKKYSKESEELEEKEIALEIEMLAKRIGEVAEGLHLFRTMDAGERVYWADPPNQKTKEIYPKLLTQPLESESILREVLEPRTESIIFTSATLATNRGDLKYFSRRIGDLSSKSKIVPSPFPYEKHSLLFLPKDVRDASENPEGNSADLSRYILKLIELTQGNTFVLFTSNRSLNEILETVRPLARFPIFSQIELGPEPAKNAFLSTENSVLFGVSTFWQGVDIRGDKLRSVILTKLPFQPPNDPVLEARSEKWKEQGGNPFRDLQLPYATTILKQGFGRLIRSERDTGIVSLLDSRIWTKSYGKDLVSALPPAKRIPSWEELKSEYSKLPKYVAGALK